Proteins encoded in a region of the Diospyros lotus cultivar Yz01 chromosome 9, ASM1463336v1, whole genome shotgun sequence genome:
- the LOC127809992 gene encoding uncharacterized protein LOC127809992 has translation MAEVPPERFHIPSIKLYDGSTDPYDHVELFSSHMLVRSGLDAMWYLAFSATLGGHARTWFNEEALSIDEFDQRIAMVALQNDLRAEPFAQSIAKTPPRTFTEASARANKYINVEEVMKVKRAEQPDRKEREKEKKQPAPEQKTDYRPSRAPDRSSFGGVRGSPVNYTPLNTSRAEILLALEDKNYLRRPPPLKSPPNTRSKKKYCRFHRDHGHDTKDCIQLKEEIQELINRGYLRDFVGRGGTSSGKVESKSEHRGRSPTRDRFRERSRTPPRREGKQPAEEGGQKFILYTLATGTVPGSHSTAPKSIVKEGVVITFSEEDLPSYPSYSDPLVITAQVGEWEMRRILVDPGSSSEILYKRAFLGMGFTLDQLRPVRVPLVGFDGMVIHSESLIRLPLTVGSGPHKSRVTLDFLVADVPSAYNMILGRSELSALRAVPSTYHMVLKFPTSGGIGKVRGDQRQARECYVASLSATMAKGSELDSGPNQEAVPQAGQGQMETEQVRDPSIGAGQRSVREEGQNSAAPPTVVTSFILEGPEEPKTSEPVDELEEVPLGEELDRTV, from the exons ATGGCGGAGGTTCCACCGGAAAGGTTTCATATCccctccatcaagctctatgatgGAAGCacagatccctatgatcacgtcgagcttttctcctctcacatgctggtgcGATCGGGGTTGGACGCGATGTGGTACCTGGCATTTTCAGCCACTTTGGGAGGACATGCCCGGACCTG GTTCAACGAAGAGGCATTAAGTATCGATGAGTTTGACCAGCGAatcgcaatggtggctcttCAGAATGACTTGAGAGCTGAGCCATTTGCTCAGTCCATAgccaagactccacctcgtactttcacagagGCCTCAGCCagggctaataagtacatcaacgtcgaagaggtgatgaaggtgaagcgggCGGAACAACCTgacaggaaagaaagagaaaaggagaagaaacaaCCGGCCCCAGAGCAGAAGACGGACTATCGCCCCTCCCGAGCTCCCGATCGCTCGAGTTTTGGGGGTGTACGTGGAAGCCCGGTGAATTACACTCCCCTCAATACAAGTCGAGCAGAGATTCTCCTGGCATTGGAGGATAAGAATTATTTACGGCGTCCTCCCCCGCTGAaatctccacccaacactcgaagcaaaAAGAAGTATTGCCGTTTTCACCGCGACCACGGCCATGATACTAAGGATTGCATCCaactgaaagaagaaatacaagAGCTTATCAACCGAGGATACCTTCGGGATTTCGTGGGTCGAGGAGGTACGAGCTCGGGCAAGGTAGAATCCAAGTCGGAGCATCGAGGGAGGTCTCCTACTCGAGATCGCTTTCGAGAGCGAAGCCGAACACCGCCCCGGAGAGAAGGAAAGCAGCCCGCCGAGGAGGGGGGACAGAAGTTTATCTTGTACACGCTGGCGACAGGGACAGTTCCAGGGTCCCACTCAACTGCTCCCAAGAGCATAGTAAAGGAAGGGGTGGTCATTACTTTCTCTGAGGAGGATCTTCCGAGTTATCCCAGCTATTCGGACCCTTTGGTGATCACTGCTCAAGTGGGAGAGTGGGAGATGAGGCGAATCCTCGTGGATCCAGGTAGCTCTTCAGAGATTCTCTACAAGAgggcattcctagggatggggttcACGCTCGATCAGCTGAGGCCAGTCCGTGTCCCATTGGTGGGTTTTGATGGAATGGTGATCCATTCTGAAAGTTTGATCCGGTTGCCCCTGACGGTCGGTAGTGGTCCTCATAAATCCCGAGTGACGTTGGATTTTTTGGTGGCGGATGTGCCCTCGGCGTACAATATGATCCTTGGTAGGTCTGAGCTTAGTGCTCTGAGGGCAGTACCAAGTACGTATCATATGGTGTTGAAATTCCCTACTTCGGGAGGGATTggcaaggtaagaggagaccaGCGGCAGGCTAGGGAATGCTACGTGGCCTCTTTGAGTGCCACTATGGCCAAGGGGTCAGAGTTAGACTCAGGACCGAATCAGGAGGCGGTCCCTCAAGCTGGTCAGGGCCAGATGGAGACGGAACAGGTGAGAGACCCAAGTATAGGAGCAGGTCAGAGGTCAGTAAGGGAGGAGGGACAGAATTCCGCTGCCCCTCCCACTGTGGTTACTAGTTTCATCTTGGAAGGTCCAGAAGAGCCTAAGACTTCAGAGCCGGTGGATGAGCTCGAGGAAGTCCCACTGGGGGAAGAGCTCGATCGGACAGTATGA
- the LOC127810199 gene encoding uncharacterized protein At4g22758-like has product MKGSSVSEKMMGHKQQQEKKKKKSFDQSSRQVSKKNRFLITVNVLGSAGPIRFVVNEDDHVSAVIDTALKIYGREGRLPVLGSEASGFLLYPVNAGSDALNPSESIGLSGARNFILCKKQIQPQMTEARSEMIAQKRSSSWKSWLNKSFNFNILSH; this is encoded by the exons ATGAAGGGAAGTAGTGTGTCGGAGAAAATGATGGGTCACAAGCAGCagcaggagaagaagaagaagaagagtttcGATCAAAGTAGTCGTCAGGTTTCGAAGAAAAATAGGTTCTTGATCACTGTGAATGTTCTGGGCAGCGCCGGGCCGATAAGGTTTGTGGTGAATGAAGACGACCATGTTTCGGCTGTTATTGACACAGCTTTGAAGATCTACGGCCGTGAAGGACGCCTCCCAGTTCTTGGTTCTGAGGCCAGTGGCTTCCTTCTCTATCCAGTCAATGCAGGATCAGATG CTTTGAATCCATCGGAGTCTATAGGCTTGTCTGGGGCAAGGAATTTTATACTGTGCAAGAAGCAGATCCAACCACAGATGACAGAAGCGAGGTCAGAGATGATCGCCCAGAAGAGAAGCAGTAGCTGGAAATCATGGCTCAATAAGTCCTTTAACTTCAACATATTGTCTCATTAA